In one window of Harpia harpyja isolate bHarHar1 chromosome 11, bHarHar1 primary haplotype, whole genome shotgun sequence DNA:
- the LOC128147696 gene encoding myomegalin-like isoform X8: MRAPRRRDPCGGDRPAVLPGASCMAASQDGPWGEGDEDPTPAEPGGSHGPPGAQPQPGPLVQTCLLRDVEMGPLAQTQTLRDFEQHLNDLKKENFSLKLRIYFLEERVQQKGEGSRDDVYRRNIELKVEVESLKRELQEKQQALDNTWVAAENQTTRSQAALRQQYEERQRESEHVYELLENKIQLLQEEARLARSEAEQATALAKAEAERCRELAGKLKEAARTKEEDRSDDGCGTMAQRRIEELTQELAASNRLVETLSAEKRDLQQRLEEPLAVGGQNLQDERQQLAPGDPAAGEHVSDLCAAELQGKIQQFEAANKLLQEKLNELNLELKSVQETSQKQVCTIQSLNEALKSKESKTQELYHIIEGQNETIAKLRDMLHRSHLGQLQMSESPLSSQEQQVSLLDLQNTLFCTKLEVRKLKRAQRQKEHQLAEARRATQLLETMVHEEEQQKEATWKHNQELRAVVQQLQTELQDKAQQLQTVEWEKCRELQAQEQRVQRLSQLLARKEQLLQESRELLQCQQSLDKSPAAMNAMLEKLQQRVSDRDAALERAVDEKFCALEKKEQELQQLHLSIRERGSDLERLCNVLSSNETTIHSLESLLKAKTLELEQVSATCQKLRWLKEEIEAKSCSRQKEQEGIIQQLQTCLHDRNKEVEELTATLLCKLGPGQSEVAEELCLRLQHKEKMLQDLLSDRNRQTIEHDAEIRELLQAVSTKEQQSRAAAEKMAHALAERSCELQILRQHVLGKEPVGNQSAGTRLLKQDKQPIQEILQRACGATAIARPPQGDSSCRTEGVTTSAAELEKDLVNAKEELELMAKKERESRRELTALQSVVAAQEEELQVQASDIESLTRTIQIKEDLIKDLQMQLVDPEEIPAVERLTQEVLVLREKVAVAESRGQEATGNRRQQLLLMLEGLVAERNRLNEALQAERQLYGSLVKFHTHPDSAARDHTLQVELEGVQELRGQLEEALGRSLECLSRLETQGAIGGQATGTDADDASTNFTDSIKEEAAHGVATQHSSPRAPKESGGTERTPMESTAPAVPKRELRAEEELRALKAQLEEAGFSSVSHIRKAMLSLCLENAELKERMGEATSLLESGEQEEAGLGSPLAPEPRRLQRKSRNTLGDRPASGSGDGQGVLAERGAVPTKRPALEARSQDDMPKRPCPGTPGGGDRSHVEGMAPGSGWPGLGAELRSQVAQGQRQCQELQDKLAASEATVRAQAEQLEKYHVLLPGEPHAQQLSKQVQVDFQDLGYETCGRSETEADRDETTSPECEEPDVFSEPSLGEEPGSPCRPRMPKAGKAAQKAMAPADVGALHQHIQDLKAQLLNANKVIQSLQRRARSVSVTSGYTSGTERPPPGPTALTSPAHSLTDEDEGWQSDGHGTLCPPALQAHRDLQHLVHRVTLLEAQLPATKPGGVLPKELQSATWPGKYDSLIQAQARELSHLRQTLREGRGVSRSLAQHLRDALRSFEDLLRGTDIDYYMGQGFREQLAQGRQLAERLSDKLGTRDRQDGEDKASHELLALRLSWELQEKEKVIESLEAKLQERCESPGSSHLPSESSRSATSSSFVSEGLEPCSDGDVASECSQCREEPARLAGLHFDSLSKPISAPLPALAPGLPPFLPAGRTPPAAPPAPPAPPLLGCCGTPVCSLAEAQQELQVLRRQLGESEHLPPAWGVTLPMAPAKPTAPLGPFGEGSKAPASLCRHGALQSLAEIPRASETHALWDVPPPSRPLYGALPSGYPSGQKLTGADLLEEHLMEIRSLRQRLEESICTNDRLREQLERRLASTSKASGLPSDVYAQTPEPGLQLSGENQALREDNRTLRLQRDHLSQELARVQEALLAACSRAREAEAELGQRRGEQRRLAEELAKHQDSVRQLRDERHSLQEDNNRLQHTVTLLQQQCEEHRLLLQTLRTELHVYESLPGPSAESRAGCFPSPPVRDVGTSSAAPRFSPLPSDTSVARQMDEPRGADPLVRKSEGPTGAHIVGRLDTYQALEQHILEGKTLARELMCLTRPALGLPNCPLPGKEVKRGQHGAGSCWGPDPLQTTHKAAPEPNIGPEACRAGKQQVAFCLGADASTALLCRAGHGESLGAAGCSCPGSTRSRTLLLQALGWTGAGHLWGSASTLHRVLEECASLLTAFWSAVLPVSPAQHQGKEQVLQGEIAALRAQLSEREDALQSTAERLRSTTQLKDSMEQFIVSQLTRTHNVLRKARTNLEVKAQQALPVA, from the exons aTGCGAGCCCCGCGGCGGAG GGACCCCTGCGGCGGTGACAGGCCAGCCGTGCTCCCTGGAGCCAGCTGCATGGCGG cttcccaAGATGGGCCGTGGGGTGAGGGTGACGAGGACCCCACGCCGGCTGAGCCGGGGGGGTCCCATGGCCCCCCGGgtgctcagccccagcctggTCCCTTGGTGCAAACGTGTCTCCTCCGGGACGTGGAGATGGGTCCCCTCGCCCAGACGCAGACCCTGCGGGACTTCGAGCAG CACCTCAATGACCTCAAGAAGGAGAATTTCAGCCTCAAGCTGCGCATCTACTTTCTGGAGGAGCGCGTCCAGCAGAAGGGCGAGGGCAGCCGGGACGATGTCTACCGGCGG aaTATCGAGCTGAAAGTAGAGGTGGAGAGCCTGAAGCgggagctgcaggagaagcaaCAAGCCCTGGACAACACATG GGTGGCTGCGGAGAACCAGACAACCCGCAGCCAGGCAGCGCTCCGGCAGCAGTATGAGGAACGGCAGCGGGAGTCGGAGCACGTCTATGAGCTCCTGGAGAACAAGATCCAGCTCCTGCAGGAG GAGGCCAGGCTGGCTCGGAGTGAGGCCGAGCAGGCCACGGCGCTGGCCAAAGCCGAGGCGGAGCGGTGCCGGGAACTGGCAGGGAAGCTGAAGGAAGCTGCGAGAACAAAGGAGGAGGACAGGAGCGATGATGGCTGCGGTACCATGGCCCAGAG GAGGATCGAAGAGCTGACCCAAGAGCTGGCCGCCAGCAACCGGCTCGTGGAAACGCTGTCAGCCGAGAAGCGTGACCTGCAGCAGCGCCTGGAGGAGCCCCTGGCCGTGGGGGGCCAG aatttgcAGGATGAACGTCAGCAGCTGGCTCCAGGTGACCCTGCAGCAGGGGAGCACGTGTCCGATCtgtgtgctgcagagctgcagggcaaAATCCAGCAGTTCGAAGCTGCCAACAAG TTGTTACAGGAAAAGCTGAATGAATTGAATTTGGAATTAAAATCCGTCCAAGAAACGTCGCAGAAGCAAGTTTGTACAATCCAGAGTCTGAATGAGGCCCTGAAGAGCAAAGAGAGTAAG ACACAAGAGCTGTACCATATCATTGAAGGGCAGAATGAGACAATAGCCAAGCTGCGGGACATGTTACACAGAAGCCATCTGGGACAGTTGCAG ATGTCAGAGAGCCCACTCTCATCCCAGGAGCAGCAAGTGTCACTGCTAGATCTTCAGAACACACTTTTCTGCACCAAGCTGGAGGTGCGGAAGCTGAAAAGAGCTCAGCGCCAGAAAGAGCATCAACTGGCTGAAGCCAGGAGAGCAACCCAGCTCCTAGAGACCATGGTGCatgaggaagagcagcagaaagaggCAACCTGGAAACACAACCAG GAGCTGCGTGCTGTAGTACAGCAGCTGCAGACAGAGCTGCAGGACAAGGCTCAGCAGCTCCAGACTGTGGAGTGGGAGAAATGCCGTGAGCTGCAGGCCCAGGAGCAGAGAGTTCAGCGTTTGAGTCAGCTTCTGGCTCGCAAGGAACAGCTTCTGCAG GAATCAAGGGAGCTTCTGCAATGCCAGCAAAGCTTGGACAAGAGCCCTGCAGCCATGAATGCCATGTTGGAGAAACTGCAGCAGCGAGTCAGTGACAGGGATGCTGCTCTGGAG CGAGCAGTAGATGAGAAGTTCTGTGCACTGGAGAAGAAGGAGCAAGAGCTGCAACAGCTCCATCTCTCGATAAGGGAGCGTGGAAGTGACCTGGAGAGACTGTGCAATGTCCTGTCCAGCAATGAGACTACCATTCAC AGCCTGGAGAGCCTCCTGAAAGCCAAAACCCTGGAACTAGAGCAGGTCTCAGCAACCTGCCAAAAACTCCGCTGGCTCAAGGAGGAGATTGAGGCCAAatcctgcagcaggcagaaggagcaggaggggatCATCCAGCAGCTGCAGACCTGCCTGCATGACAGGAACAAGGAAGTGGAG GAGCTTACAGCAACTCTGCTGTGCAAGCTGGGCCCAGGACAGAGTGAGgtagcagaggagctgtgcttgCGTCTCCAGCACAAGGAGAAAATGCTGCAGGATCTTCTCAGTGACAGGAACCGTCAGACCATAGAGCATGATGCTGAAATCcgggagctgctgcaggctgtgagcaccaaggagcagcagagcaga GCAGCTGCTGAGAAGATGGCACACGCTTTGGCTGAAAGGAGCTGCGAGTTACAAATCCTACGCCAGCATGTGTTGGGGAAGGAGCCTGTCGGGAACCAGTCGGCTGGTACCAGGCTGTTGAAGCAGGACAAACAGCCCATACAA GAAATACTGCAAAGAGCTTGTGGAGCTACAGCCATTGCCAGACCCCCACAGGGGGAcagcagctgcaggacagagggag TTACGACGTCAGCAGCAGAACTGGAGAAGGATCTTGTTAATGCCAAAGAGGAGCTGGAGCTAATggcaaagaaggaaagggaaagcagg CGGGAGCTCACTGCTCTCCAGTCTGTCGTGGCCGCGCAGGAGGAAGAGCTGCAAGTGCAGGCCTCAGATATAGAGTCCTTGACCAGGACTATCCAGATCAAAGAGGACCTCATCAAG GATCTGCAGATGCAGCTGGTGGATCCCGAAGAAATTCCAGCCGTGGAAAGGCTGACGCAAGAAGTGCTGGTTCTTCGGGAGAAAGTGGCCGTAGCAGAGTCACGAGGACAGGAGGCTACTGGAAACAGAAGGCAGCAG TTGTTGCTGATGCTGGAAGGGCTGGTGGCTGAAAGGAATCGGTTAAATGAGGCTCTCCAGGCAGAGAGGCAGCTCTACGGCAGCCTGGTAAAGTTTCACACACACCCAGACAG CGCTGCGAGAGACCACACTCTGCAGGTGGAGCTGGAGGGGGTCCAGGAGCTCCGGGGACAGCTGGAAGAAGCTCTTGGAAGAAGCTTGGAGTGTTTGAGCAGGCTGGAGACACAGGGCGCCATAGGAG GTCAGGCCACAGGCACAGATGCTGATGATGCCAGCACCAACTTCACCGACAGCATCAAGGAGGAGGCAGCCCATGGTGTGGCAACCCAGCAC AGCAGCCCCCGGGCCCCTAAGGAAAGCGGGGGCACTGAAAGGACCCCGATGGAGAGCACGGCACCTGCTGTGCCGAAGCGGGAGCTGCGGGCGGAAGAGGAGCTGCGGGCGTTGAAGGCGCAGCTGGAGGAAGCCGGCTTCTCCTCTGTCTCCCACATCAG GAAGGCGATGCTGAGCCTGTGCCTGGAGAATGCGGAGCTGAAGGAGCGGATGGGTGAAGCCACATCGCTGCTGGAgagtggggagcaggaggaggctgggctgggcagccccCTGGCACCTGAGCCCCGCAGGCTGCAGCGAAAGAGCCGCAACACCCTTGGGGACCGCCCGGCCAGCGGCAGTGGGGATGGCCAGGGGGTCCTGGCAGAGAGGGGAGCTGTGCCCACCAAACGTCCAGCGCTGGAGGCACGATCCCAGGATGACATGCCCAAGAGACCCTGCCCTGGTACCCCGGGCGGAGGAGATAGGAGCCAC GTGGAGGGCATGGCCCCTGGCAGTGGCTGGCCGGGGCTGGGTGCAGAGCTGCGCTCCCAGGTGGCACAGGGCCAAAGGCagtgccaggagctgcaggacaaGCTTGCCGCCTCGGAGGCCACGGTGCGGGCACAAGCCGAGCAGCTGGAGAAGTACCACGTCCTGCTCC CAGGTGAACCCCACGCCCAGCAGCTCAGCAAGCAAGTGCAGGTGGACTTCCAGGACCTGGGCTATGAGACGTGCGGGCGAAGCGAGACCGAGGCTGACCGAGACGAGACCACCAGCCCTG AGTGTGAGGAGCCAGATGTATTCAGTGAGCCCAGCCTCGGCGAGGAGCCAGGGTCGCCGTGCCGGCCAAGGATGCCCAAGGCGGGCAAGGCTGCCCAGAAAGCCATGGCTCCGGCAGATGTGGGGGCCCTGCACCAGCACATCCAGGACCTCAAAGCACAACTGCTCAATGCCAACAAGGTGATCCAGAGCCTGCAGCGCCGTGCCCGCTCCGTCTCTGTCACCAGTGGCTACACCTCGGGCACTGAGCGGCCCCCGCCGGGTCCCACGGCCCTGACCTCCCCAGCTCACAGCCTCACCGACGAGGATGAGGGCTGGCAGTCGGACGGCCATGGCACCCTCTGCCCGCCTGCCCTGCAGGCACACCGCGACCTGCAGCACCTGGTGCACCGTGTCACCCTCCTCGAGGCACAGCTGCCCGCAACCAAACCTGGAGGTGTTTTGCCCAAGGAGCTGCAATCTGCCACTTGGCCAGG GAAGTATGACTCGCTGATCCAAGCGCAGGCTCGGGAGCTCTCCCACCTGCGGCAGACGCTGCGGGAGGGCCGTGGGGTGAGCCGCAGCCTGGCCCAGCACCTGCGCGATGCTCTGCGGTCCTTTGAGGACCTCCTCCGCGGCACCGACATCGACTACTACATGGGCCAGGGCTTCCGGGAGCAGCTggcccagggcaggcagctggctgaGAGGCTCAGCGACAAGCTGGGCACCA GAGATCGACAAGATGGGGAGGATAAAGCCAGCCATGAACTCCTGGCACTGAG GCTCAGCTGGGAACTccaggagaaggagaaggtgatTGAGAGCTTGGAGGCAAAGCTGCAGGAGCGCTGTGagtccccaggcagcagccacCTGCCCTCCGAGTCGTCCCGCTCTGCCACCAGCTCCTCCTTTGTGTCCGAGGGGCTGGAGCCCTGCTCCGATGGGGATGTAGCCAGCGAATGCAGCCAGTGCCGCGAAGAGCCCGCCCGACTCGCAG GCCTTCACTTTGACTCCTTGTCCAAACCCATTAGTGCCCCCCTGCCTGCACTGGCCCCCGGGCTGCCCCCCTTCCTGCCTGCCGGGCGCACCCCTCCTGCGGCTCCCCCggctcccccagctcccccacTCCTGGGCTGCTGCGGGACCCCCGTCTGCTCCCTGGCTGAGGCGCAGCAGGAACTGCAGGTGCTCCGGAGGCAGCTGGGAGAAAGTGAGCACTTGCCTCCAGCATGGG GTGTGACGCTGCCCATGGCACCAGCAAAGCCCACAGCCCCACTGGGCCCCTTCGGAGAGGGCAGCAAAGCCCCAGCATCGCTCTGCCGACACGGCGCGCTGCAGAGCCTGGCTGAGATCCCCAGGGCCAGCGAGACCCATGCCCTCTGGGATGTACCCCCTCCCAGCCGGCCACTCTACGGGGCCTTGCCATCAGGGTACCCCTCCGGCCAGAAGCTGACAG GGGCAGACCTGCTGGAGGAACACTTGATGGAGATCCGCAGCCTGCGCCAGCGCCTCGAGGAGTCCATCTGCACCAACGATCGGCTCCGGGAGCAGCTCGAACGCCGCCTGGCCTCTACCAGCAAGGCCAGTG GATTGCCCAGCGATGTCTATGCCCAGACGCcagagccagggctgcagctgagTGGGGAGAACCAGGCTCTGCGTGAGGACAACCGGACCCTGCGGCTCCAGCGTGACCACCTCTCCCAAG AGCTGGCGCGGGTGCAGGAGGCACTCCTGGCTGCCTGCTCCCGAGCACGGGAGGCTGAAGCAGAGCTGGGCCAGAGGCGTGGGGAGCAGCGgaggctggcagaggagcttgccaagcacCAAGACAGTGTCCGGCAGCTCCGGGACGAGCGGCACTCTCTGCAGGAGGACAACAACAG GCTGCAACACACAGTGAcgctcctgcagcagcagtgtgagGAGCACCGCCTGCTCCTGCAGACCCTGCGCACGGAGCTGCACGTCTACGAGAGCCTCCCTGGCCCCTCTGCTGAGAGCCGTGCAG GCTGCTTCCCATCTCCTCCGGTGCGGGATGTTGGCACAAGTTCAGCAGCTCCTCGCTTCTCCCCACTACCCTCTGACACGTCAGTGGCCCGGCAGATGGACG AGCCACGCGGGGCAGACCCACTGGTCAGGAAGAGTGAGGGACCGACGGGGGCTCACATCGTTGGCCGCCTGGACACCTACCAGGCCCTGGAGCAGCACATCCTGGAGGGGAAGACACTGGCCCGCGAGCTGATGTGTCTCACGCGCCCGGCACTTGGGCTGCCCAACTGCCCACTCCCAGGAAAGGAGGTAAAGCGTGggcagcatggggctggcagctgctgggggccAGACCCTCTGCAGACCACGCATAAAGCAGCTCCTGAGCCCAATATCGGCCCCGAGGCTTGCAGGGCTGGCAAGCAGCAGGTAGCCTTCTGCCTGGGGGCTGAtgccagcactgccctgctgtGTCGGGCTGGACACGGCGAGTCCCTGGGTGCAGCGGGATGCAGCTGCCCCGGCAGCACTCGCTCCCGCACCCTTCTCCTGCAGGCCCTGGGGTGGACGGGCGCAGGGCACCTCTGGGGCAGCGCCAGCACCCTGCACCGTGTCCTGGAGGAGTGCGCGTCTCTCCTTACCGCCTTCTGGAGCGCCGTGCTGCCTGTCagtcctgcccagcaccagggcAAG GAGCAGGTGCTACAGGGTGAGATTGCAGCGCTGCGGGCCCAGCTCTCTGAGAGGGAGGAtgctctgcagagcacagctgagcGGCTGCGCAGCACAACCCAGCTCAAGGACAGCATGGAGCAGTTCATCGTGAGCCAGC TGACCAGGACCCACAACGTGCTGCGCAAGGCCAGGACGAACCTGGAG GTGAAGGCCCAGCAGGCCCTGCCCGTCGCCTGA